From Heteronotia binoei isolate CCM8104 ecotype False Entrance Well chromosome 3, APGP_CSIRO_Hbin_v1, whole genome shotgun sequence, a single genomic window includes:
- the MRPL30 gene encoding large ribosomal subunit protein uL30m → MAALLCRAAWGTPSGVWQSLAKNTVQSVSWIRQKFTRSRIPESVFQPQPGDHEKYGGDPEQPHKLHLITRIKSGRRRPYWEKDTIHCLGLGKRFEPVVHKNIPTVNAKLKVIKHLVRIQPLKLPHGIPTEEEMSDCYINSKGELVIRRRLQPVEQKTIDSS, encoded by the exons ATGGCGGCGTTGTTGTGCCGGGCTGCGTGGGGAACTCCTTCGGGGGTTTGGCAG AGTTTGGCAAAAAATACGGTACAGTCAGTCAGTTGGATTCGGCAGAAATTTACAAGATCACGTATTCCTGAATCG GTATTTCAGCCACAACCTGGTGATCATGAAAAATATGGTGGTGATCCAGAGCAACCTCACAAGCTGCACCTTATCACTAGGATCAAAAGTGGAAGAAGGCGTCCTTATTGGGAAAAGGATACAATACACTGTCTTGGATTGGGAAAG CGGTTTGAGCCTGTAGTACACAAAAACATTCCTACTGTGAATGCAAAACTGAAAGTCATCAAACACCTAGTAAG AATACAGCCATTAAAGTTACCCCATGGAATTCCAACTGAAGAGGAGATGTCTGATTGCTATATTAACAGCAAAGGAGAACTAGTAATTCGCCGTCGTCTACAACCAGTGGAACAGAAAACCATAGACTCATCGTAA
- the LOC132568233 gene encoding lysozyme g-like, with protein sequence MRGYYYGKIMMVETTGASLGVARAEGLSYGGVQASETIAAKDLKNMEKYKTTIKSVSESTGMDEAVIAGIISRESHAGIILDNGWGDHGNGFGLMQVDKRWHKIEGTWDSKAHITQGANILCDMIDGVAKKFPQWTKEQQLKGGISAYNAGLSNVRTYDGMDIGTTGNDYANDVAARAQFFKRHGF encoded by the exons ATGCGAG GTTATTATTATGGCAAAATAATGATGGTTGAAACTACTGGGGCTTCTCTAGGAGTTGCAAGAGCAGAAGGCCTGAGTTATGGTG GAGTCCAGGCTTCAGAAACTATTGCAGCCAAAGACctaaaaaatatggagaaataCAAAACAACAATTAAGAGTGTCAGTGAAAGCACAGGAATGGATGAAGCTGTGATCGCAGGTATAATCTCTCGAGAATCTCATGCTGGAATCATCCTGGACAACGGTTGGGGTGACCACGGAAACGGATTTGGCTTGATGCAG GTTGATAAAAGATGGCACAAAATAGAAGGCACATGGGATAGTAAGGCACATATTACCCAAGGTGCCAACATTCTGTGTGACATGATAGATGGTGTTGCTAAGAAGTTTCCACAGTGGACCAAGGAACAGCAGCTCAAAG GTGGAATTTCAGCCTATAATGCAGGACTTTCTAATGTCCGCACCTATGATGGAATGGATATTGGCACAACAGGGAATGATTATGCCAATGATGTTGCTGCCAGAGCCCAGTTTTTCAAGAGACATGGATTCTAA
- the LOC132568232 gene encoding lysozyme g-like, with protein sequence MAGVSLTLVLLFCLLCRTEENSEGSSYGDIMNVETTGASSRTAKAERLGYVGVQASETIAARDLPRMESYRSEIERASESTGMDGAVIAGIISRESHAGSVLRNGWGDRGNGFGLMQVDRRFHVPEGSWNSEALITQGATILRDSVDAVARKFPEWTSEQQLKGGISAYNAGVGNVRTYDRMDSRTTGSDYANDVAARAQYYKRHGF encoded by the exons ATGGCAGGTGTTTCTTTGACCCTTGTGCTTCTTTTCTGTCTTCTTTGTAGAACTGAAGAAAATAGTGAAG GTTCCTCTTACGGTGACATAATGAACGTTGAAACTACAGGGGCTTCTAGTCGAACTGCAAAAGCAGAACGCCTGGGTTATGTTG GAGTCCAAGCTTCAGAAACTATTGCAGCAAGAGATCTACCTAGGATGGAGTCGTACAGATCAGAGATTGAGCGTGCCAGTGAAAGTACAGGCATGGATGGAGCTGTGATTGCAGGTATAATCTCTCGAGAATCTCATGCTGGAAGTGTCCTGAGGAATGGCTGGGGTGACCGTGGAAACGGATTTGGCTTGATGCAG GTTGATAGAAGATTCCATGTCCCAGAAGGCTCATGGAATAGTGAGGCACTTATTACTCAGGGTGCCACCATTCTGCGCGACAGTGTAGATGCTGTTGCAAGGAAGTTTCCAGAATGGACCAGCGAACAGCAGCTCAAAG GCGGAATTTCAGCCTACAATGCAGGAGTTGGTAATGTCCGAACCTATGACAGAATGGATAGCCGCACAACAGGGAGTGATTATGCCAATGATGTTGCTGCCAGAGCCCAGTATTACAAGAGACATGGATTCTAA